From the genome of Psychroserpens ponticola, one region includes:
- the mraY gene encoding phospho-N-acetylmuramoyl-pentapeptide-transferase — protein sequence MLYYLFEYLEKQFQFPGASLFGFLTFRAAIAMILSLLISIVYGKRIIRFLQKQQVGETIRDLGLEGQAQKAGTPTMGGIIIILATLIPVLLLAKLANIYIILLIVTTVWMGVIGFIDDYIKKFKNDKEGLKGRFKVLGQIGLGIIVGVTLFFHNDVTIREKLPIEQQQELLAEDPNISPFKLFQVEEQSTKTTIPFVKNNEFNYSDLVTWIHPDLEKYSWLIFIIVVIFIITAVSNGANLTDGIDGLAAGTSAIIVLTLGIFAWVSGNIIFSDYLNIMYIPRVEEITIYIAAFVGALIGFLWYNTYPAQVFMGDTGSLTIGGIIAVIAIAVRKEWLIPLLCGIFLAENLSVVMQVSWFKYTRKKHGEGRRIFKMSPLHHHYQKSGYHESKIVTRFWIVGILLAILTIVTLKIR from the coding sequence ATGTTATATTACCTATTCGAATATTTAGAAAAACAGTTTCAGTTTCCTGGAGCTAGTCTCTTTGGGTTTCTAACATTTAGAGCTGCTATTGCAATGATTTTGTCGTTGCTTATTTCCATTGTGTATGGAAAACGAATCATTCGTTTTTTACAAAAACAACAAGTAGGAGAAACCATTAGAGATCTTGGTTTAGAAGGTCAGGCTCAAAAAGCTGGAACACCAACAATGGGTGGAATCATTATAATTCTTGCGACCTTAATTCCTGTATTGTTATTAGCAAAATTAGCGAATATATACATCATTTTACTAATTGTTACAACAGTTTGGATGGGAGTCATCGGATTTATTGATGACTATATAAAGAAGTTTAAAAATGATAAAGAAGGTCTAAAAGGACGTTTTAAAGTTCTTGGGCAAATTGGCTTAGGGATTATAGTTGGAGTGACATTGTTTTTCCATAACGATGTAACTATAAGGGAAAAACTTCCGATAGAACAACAACAAGAATTGCTTGCTGAAGATCCAAACATTTCACCTTTTAAATTGTTTCAAGTCGAAGAACAATCGACTAAAACTACAATTCCGTTTGTAAAAAACAACGAATTCAATTATTCAGATTTAGTAACATGGATCCATCCTGATTTGGAAAAATACTCTTGGTTGATTTTTATCATAGTTGTGATTTTTATTATAACTGCAGTTTCTAATGGCGCAAATCTCACTGATGGAATTGATGGTTTAGCGGCAGGAACATCTGCCATAATTGTACTCACATTAGGGATTTTTGCTTGGGTTTCTGGTAACATCATTTTTTCAGATTATCTCAACATTATGTACATCCCAAGAGTAGAGGAAATCACCATATATATCGCTGCGTTCGTTGGTGCATTAATTGGGTTTTTGTGGTACAATACGTATCCAGCTCAAGTGTTTATGGGAGATACAGGGAGTTTGACAATTGGCGGAATTATAGCAGTTATTGCCATTGCTGTTAGAAAAGAATGGTTAATTCCGTTGTTATGTGGAATTTTCTTAGCAGAGAATTTATCCGTCGTCATGCAAGTGAGTTGGTTTAAATACACACGAAAGAAGCATGGTGAAGGTCGACGCATATTTAAAATGTCGCCATTACATCACCATTATCAAAAATCAGGATATCACGAAAGCAAAATTGTAACGCGTTTTTGGATTGTTGGCATTTTACTTGCCATACTAACTATTGTGACATTGAAAATTAGATAA
- a CDS encoding FtsW/RodA/SpoVE family cell cycle protein — MQTLFKNIKGDRLIWAIAALLAVFSFLPVYSAASNLAYVGGSGNTFGFFIKHFMHLFLGFAIMYGVHKIPYRYFRGLSMIMIPIVIVLLIVTMFQGTTIDGANASRWIQIPFVGMSFQTSTLAAVVLMVYVARYLSKIQDRKVTFTETLLPLWAPVFLILILILPANFSTTAIMFLMIMMLAFIGGYPIKYLAVIIGTGIVALSLFVLIAKAFPDAMPNRVDTWISRIENFSNGEDTEGDYQIENAKIAIASGGIPGKGPGKSTQKNVLPQSSSDFIFAIIIEEYGLIGGFFLLIMYSWLLFRIVIVSQKSDTIFGKLLVLGVGLPIVFQALINMAVAVELFPVTGQTLPLISSGGTSIWMTCLAIGIILSVSAKREEIKEQEINEDNPLEILSETI, encoded by the coding sequence GTGCAAACACTATTTAAAAACATAAAAGGAGATCGATTAATTTGGGCAATTGCTGCTTTATTGGCAGTTTTCTCATTTCTTCCTGTGTATAGTGCTGCAAGTAATTTAGCTTATGTCGGAGGTTCAGGAAATACCTTCGGGTTTTTTATTAAGCATTTCATGCATTTGTTTTTAGGATTTGCAATTATGTATGGAGTGCACAAAATTCCATATCGATATTTCAGAGGATTGTCAATGATTATGATTCCTATTGTAATTGTGTTACTTATTGTTACAATGTTTCAAGGAACGACCATCGATGGCGCAAACGCAAGCCGTTGGATACAAATTCCGTTTGTAGGTATGTCATTTCAAACATCAACTTTGGCTGCGGTTGTTTTAATGGTGTATGTGGCTAGATATTTATCGAAAATTCAAGACAGAAAAGTAACATTTACAGAGACACTCTTGCCACTTTGGGCTCCAGTATTTTTGATTTTAATACTCATATTACCTGCAAATTTTTCTACAACTGCTATTATGTTTCTCATGATTATGATGCTGGCATTTATTGGCGGCTATCCAATAAAATATTTGGCTGTAATTATAGGTACAGGTATTGTTGCGTTGTCTCTTTTTGTTTTGATTGCAAAAGCATTCCCAGATGCGATGCCAAATCGTGTTGATACATGGATAAGTAGAATTGAAAATTTTTCAAATGGCGAAGATACCGAAGGGGATTATCAAATTGAAAATGCTAAAATAGCTATTGCTTCAGGTGGAATTCCTGGAAAAGGTCCAGGTAAAAGTACACAGAAAAATGTGTTGCCTCAATCGTCATCAGATTTTATTTTCGCAATAATTATAGAAGAATATGGATTAATTGGAGGCTTTTTTTTATTGATAATGTACTCTTGGCTGTTGTTTAGAATTGTAATCGTATCTCAAAAGTCGGATACGATTTTCGGTAAGTTGTTAGTGTTAGGTGTTGGTTTGCCTATTGTATTTCAGGCATTGATAAATATGGCTGTTGCGGTAGAATTATTCCCAGTAACAGGACAGACCTTACCATTAATAAGTAGTGGAGGAACATCTATTTGGATGACCTGTTTAGCTATCGGAATAATTTTAAGTGTAAGCGCAAAGCGTGAAGAAATAAAAGAACAAGAAATTAATGAAGATAATCCGCTTGAAATATTAAGCGAAACAATTTAA
- the murG gene encoding undecaprenyldiphospho-muramoylpentapeptide beta-N-acetylglucosaminyltransferase, whose amino-acid sequence MSHYKIILSGGGTGGHIYPAIAIANELKSRFPDAQFLFVGASDRMEMEKVPEAGYDIEGLWISGLQRKLTLKNLMFPFKLIVSLLRSRKIINTFNPDVAIGTGGFASGPLLKVASSKGIPSLIQEQNSYPGITNKLLGKKVNTICVAYEGLEKFFPKEKIIVTGNPIRKDLLNVGDKHIQGKDAFTLIHSKHTLLILGGSLGARRINELIESKLEYFMSLNVQLIWQCGKLYYQQYKKYNKLDHVQVHAFLNNMDMAYAAADIIISRAGASSVSELCVVGKPVIFIPSPNVAEDHQTKNAKSIADKGAAILIKESDLDDQFENGFSEVLKSAEKREDLSQNIKGLALVNATKDIANEVEKLLKQ is encoded by the coding sequence ATGAGTCACTATAAAATTATATTGTCTGGTGGAGGAACAGGAGGTCATATCTATCCTGCAATCGCTATTGCAAATGAATTAAAATCTCGCTTTCCAGATGCTCAGTTTTTATTTGTTGGTGCTTCTGATCGCATGGAAATGGAAAAAGTTCCTGAAGCAGGTTATGATATTGAAGGTTTATGGATTTCAGGGCTTCAGCGTAAACTGACGTTGAAAAACCTTATGTTTCCATTTAAATTAATCGTTAGTTTATTGCGTTCAAGAAAAATCATCAATACGTTTAATCCTGATGTGGCAATTGGAACAGGAGGTTTTGCTAGTGGTCCATTATTGAAAGTTGCATCTTCAAAAGGAATTCCTAGTTTAATTCAAGAGCAAAATTCATATCCAGGAATTACAAATAAGCTATTAGGAAAAAAGGTGAACACTATATGTGTCGCTTATGAAGGTCTTGAAAAATTCTTTCCTAAGGAAAAAATAATAGTGACAGGAAATCCAATTCGTAAAGACTTATTAAATGTTGGAGATAAGCATATTCAAGGAAAAGATGCGTTTACATTAATACATAGTAAGCACACGCTTTTGATTTTAGGAGGAAGTTTAGGTGCAAGACGAATCAATGAATTAATAGAAAGCAAGTTGGAGTATTTCATGTCGCTAAATGTACAGTTGATTTGGCAATGTGGGAAACTGTACTATCAGCAGTATAAGAAGTATAACAAGTTAGATCATGTGCAAGTTCACGCCTTTTTGAATAATATGGATATGGCTTATGCTGCAGCAGATATTATTATTTCAAGAGCTGGAGCGAGTTCGGTGTCTGAACTGTGTGTCGTAGGAAAACCTGTGATTTTTATACCATCTCCAAATGTCGCTGAAGATCATCAAACCAAAAATGCTAAATCAATAGCAGATAAAGGTGCAGCGATTTTGATTAAGGAAAGTGATTTAGATGATCAATTTGAGAATGGGTTTTCCGAGGTGTTAAAATCAGCAGAGAAAAGAGAAGATTTAAGTCAGAATATAAAAGGGTTGGCATTGGTAAATGCAACAAAAGATATCGCAAACGAAGTAGAAAAACTGTTGAAGCAATAA
- a CDS encoding cell division protein FtsQ/DivIB, which produces MIQFVGDDNLFVTQENVSKLLIQNQESVANKPKDIIDLNALETALNSNPMIKQAQVFMSVEGSITANIEQKKPIARVSTNASYYIDEQGSFMPLSTNYTARVPLVTGVIEKNNLSNVFTIAQKVKSDAFLKKHVVEIHQNEDQSIDLRLRNADFNVHLGRLNLLDKKINNLKAFYLKAIKDKTLDSYSVVNLKFDKQVICTKK; this is translated from the coding sequence ATGATACAATTTGTTGGTGATGATAACCTGTTTGTAACACAAGAGAATGTTAGTAAATTGTTAATACAAAATCAGGAGAGTGTTGCGAATAAGCCTAAAGATATTATAGATTTGAACGCGTTGGAAACTGCCCTGAATTCCAATCCAATGATTAAGCAAGCGCAAGTGTTTATGAGTGTTGAAGGCTCTATCACTGCTAATATTGAACAAAAAAAACCTATAGCAAGAGTAAGTACAAATGCCTCCTATTACATTGATGAGCAAGGTTCGTTTATGCCTTTATCAACAAATTACACAGCTCGTGTGCCTTTAGTAACTGGAGTAATTGAAAAAAATAATTTATCAAATGTATTCACTATAGCTCAAAAAGTTAAATCGGATGCGTTTTTGAAAAAGCACGTTGTTGAGATTCATCAAAATGAAGATCAATCTATTGATTTGAGATTGCGTAATGCCGATTTTAATGTGCATTTAGGACGTTTAAATCTATTAGATAAAAAAATTAATAACCTAAAAGCGTTTTATTTAAAGGCTATAAAAGATAAAACATTAGATAGTTATAGTGTTGTGAATTTAAAGTTTGATAAGCAAGTTATTTGCACCAAAAAATAA
- the murC gene encoding UDP-N-acetylmuramate--L-alanine ligase — protein MSLKHINSVYFIGIGGIGMSALARYFVAKGLTVGGYDKTKTDITNTLVDLGVSIHFEDNVEQINEVFLRNDDTLIVYTPAIPKSHKELNYFDSNGFEVLKRSAVLGEITRQTFCLAVAGTHGKTTTTSILGHLLNACDVKVTAFLGGISENYNSNLILNGTDVTVVEADEFDRSFLTLSPDYACITSMDPDHLDIYGDASELVKSFEDFSNKIKPNGKLFVKSGLPIQGITYGIEDDSDYSVQNIKIINGSYVFDVKTPNELLEDFKFSLPGRHNLSNALIALAMTVEYGIPKPQLAKALASYKGVKRRFTYQIKSENLVFIDDYAHHPEEINAVHQAVREMYPNKKVLAIFQPHLFSRTKDFVDDFAKSLSRFDEVILLDIYPARELPLEGVTSEWLLNKINNEHKKLIQKTELIQHIKESSAHVILTIGAGDIGEEVKHIKKALSIAS, from the coding sequence ATGAGTTTAAAACATATAAATAGCGTTTATTTTATAGGTATTGGAGGCATTGGTATGAGTGCTTTAGCACGTTATTTTGTAGCTAAAGGGTTAACGGTTGGTGGTTATGATAAAACTAAAACTGATATTACGAATACACTAGTAGATTTAGGTGTTTCTATTCATTTTGAAGATAATGTAGAGCAAATTAATGAAGTATTTTTAAGAAATGATGATACGCTTATTGTTTATACTCCAGCAATTCCTAAAAGTCACAAGGAGTTAAATTATTTCGATTCAAATGGGTTTGAGGTTTTAAAACGTTCAGCTGTTCTAGGGGAAATTACAAGACAAACGTTTTGTTTGGCAGTTGCAGGTACGCATGGAAAAACAACAACAACAAGTATTTTAGGTCATTTGCTCAACGCATGTGATGTTAAAGTTACCGCATTTTTAGGCGGAATTAGTGAAAACTACAATTCTAACCTTATCCTTAATGGAACTGATGTCACAGTTGTTGAAGCTGATGAATTTGATCGTTCCTTTTTAACCTTATCTCCAGATTATGCATGCATTACGTCTATGGATCCTGATCATTTGGATATTTATGGAGATGCTTCAGAATTAGTGAAATCTTTTGAAGATTTTTCAAATAAAATTAAACCAAACGGAAAACTGTTCGTTAAAAGTGGATTGCCAATACAAGGGATTACTTATGGCATCGAAGACGATTCAGATTATTCTGTACAAAACATAAAAATAATAAATGGTAGCTATGTATTTGATGTAAAAACACCAAATGAGCTGCTCGAAGATTTTAAATTTAGCCTACCTGGTAGACACAATCTGTCGAATGCTTTAATTGCCTTGGCGATGACTGTAGAATACGGAATCCCTAAACCACAGCTCGCCAAAGCTTTAGCATCCTATAAAGGAGTGAAGCGTAGATTTACGTACCAGATTAAAAGTGAAAATTTAGTGTTTATTGATGATTATGCACATCATCCAGAAGAAATAAATGCAGTTCATCAAGCTGTTAGAGAAATGTACCCAAATAAAAAAGTATTAGCTATTTTTCAGCCGCATTTATTCAGTAGAACAAAAGATTTTGTAGACGATTTTGCTAAGAGTTTATCACGTTTTGATGAGGTTATTTTGTTAGACATTTATCCAGCAAGAGAATTACCATTAGAAGGTGTGACTTCAGAATGGCTTTTAAATAAAATTAACAATGAACATAAAAAATTAATTCAAAAAACGGAATTAATTCAACATATAAAAGAATCTTCGGCTCACGTTATTTTAACTATTGGAGCAGGAGATATTGGAGAAGAGGTAAAACATATTAAAAAAGCATTAAGTATTGCGAGTTAA
- the ftsA gene encoding cell division protein FtsA gives MENNKISVGLDIGTTKIVAMIGRKNEYGKAEILGIGKSKSLGVHRGVVNNITQTIQSIQQAVQEAEAEAGMKIEDVTVGIAGQHIRSLQHSDYITRANSEVVIDEEDIDRLINQVHKLVMLPGEEIIHVLPQEYKIDGQPEIKEPIGMYGGRLEANFHVVVGQVSSIRNIGRCVKSSGLELEGITLEPLASANAVLSQEEKEAGVALIDIGGGTTDLAVFKDGIIRHTAVIPFGGNVVTEDIKEGCSIIEKQAELLKIKFGSAWPGENKDNEIVSIPGLRGREPKEITLKNLSKIIHARVVEIVEQVYVEIKNYGHEEQKKKLIAGIVLTGGGSQLKHLKQLVEYITGMDTRIGYPNEHLAGDSDDDIASPLFATAVGLVMDGLKRQERKRVEKEVEEMELAMEEHSEEQITHEEERIQQPKKERKSFLDKLTERVKDFLDNAE, from the coding sequence ATGGAGAACAATAAAATTTCAGTAGGATTAGACATCGGAACCACAAAAATTGTGGCTATGATTGGTCGTAAGAATGAATATGGAAAGGCAGAAATTTTGGGTATTGGTAAATCCAAAAGCTTAGGCGTGCATAGAGGTGTCGTAAATAATATTACACAAACAATACAGTCGATTCAGCAAGCTGTTCAAGAAGCAGAAGCAGAAGCAGGAATGAAAATTGAAGATGTCACTGTTGGTATAGCTGGTCAGCATATTAGAAGTTTGCAACATAGTGATTATATCACTAGAGCAAATTCTGAAGTCGTTATAGACGAAGAAGATATTGATAGATTAATCAATCAAGTGCACAAATTAGTAATGTTGCCTGGTGAAGAGATTATTCATGTCCTTCCTCAAGAATATAAAATTGATGGTCAACCAGAAATTAAAGAACCAATTGGGATGTATGGTGGACGATTAGAAGCGAACTTCCATGTCGTTGTCGGACAAGTATCGTCGATTAGAAATATTGGTCGTTGTGTAAAAAGTTCTGGTTTAGAATTAGAAGGCATCACATTAGAACCTTTAGCATCAGCAAATGCAGTGTTAAGTCAAGAAGAAAAAGAAGCAGGAGTAGCTTTGATTGATATAGGAGGAGGAACAACAGATTTAGCTGTTTTTAAAGATGGAATTATTCGCCATACAGCAGTGATTCCTTTTGGAGGAAATGTGGTTACTGAAGACATAAAAGAAGGTTGCTCTATAATTGAAAAGCAAGCTGAATTGTTAAAAATAAAATTTGGTTCAGCATGGCCAGGAGAAAATAAAGACAACGAAATTGTATCTATTCCTGGTTTACGTGGTCGTGAGCCTAAAGAGATTACTTTAAAGAATTTGTCTAAAATTATACACGCAAGAGTCGTAGAAATCGTAGAACAAGTTTATGTAGAGATCAAAAATTATGGTCACGAAGAACAAAAAAAGAAATTAATTGCAGGTATTGTTTTAACAGGTGGTGGAAGCCAATTAAAACACTTAAAGCAATTAGTAGAATACATAACAGGAATGGATACTAGAATTGGCTATCCTAATGAGCATTTAGCTGGAGACAGTGATGATGATATTGCAAGTCCTTTATTTGCAACAGCTGTTGGATTAGTAATGGATGGCTTAAAGCGTCAAGAACGAAAACGCGTAGAGAAAGAAGTAGAAGAAATGGAACTTGCTATGGAAGAGCATTCCGAAGAGCAAATTACACATGAAGAAGAACGTATTCAGCAACC
- the murD gene encoding UDP-N-acetylmuramoyl-L-alanine--D-glutamate ligase codes for MKKQRLIILGGGESGVGTALLGKDKGYEVFVSDKGIIKEKYKKVLIHNEIEFEDGQHTEAKILNADIIMKSPGIPDKVVLIKQIRAKGIKVVSEIEFASNFTKATLIAITGSNGKTTTASLTHHLLKQELNVGLAGNIGDSFAKQILEENYPNYVLEISSFQLDDIIEFKPKIAVLLNVTPDHLDRYDYVFENYIASKFRIIKNQAKEDYFIYDADDEVIESWLMQHPIQSTLLPFSLTKQIENGAYLDKDNIKITIDNNQIIMPTKNLALEGKHNVKNAMAASTVAHLLKIRKQTIRESLENFQGVEHRLENVLKINKVQYINDSKATNVNATYYALESMDAPTVWIVGGQDKGNDYQELFQFVNEKVKAIICLGVDNEKLMANFGHMVDVIVETQYMSEAVKIAYKIAEAGENVLLSPACASFDLFENYEDRGRQFKDAVRNL; via the coding sequence ATGAAGAAACAAAGATTAATAATTCTTGGAGGAGGAGAAAGTGGAGTAGGTACAGCGCTTCTTGGGAAAGATAAAGGATATGAAGTTTTTGTTTCAGATAAAGGAATAATAAAAGAAAAGTACAAAAAAGTTCTTATACATAATGAGATTGAATTTGAAGATGGACAGCATACAGAGGCTAAAATCTTAAATGCAGACATAATAATGAAAAGTCCTGGAATTCCCGATAAAGTGGTTCTAATAAAACAGATTAGAGCAAAAGGAATTAAGGTCGTTTCAGAAATTGAGTTTGCGTCAAATTTTACCAAAGCTACTTTAATTGCAATTACTGGTAGTAATGGTAAAACAACAACTGCGAGTCTAACACATCACTTGTTAAAGCAAGAATTAAATGTTGGATTGGCAGGCAATATTGGTGATAGTTTCGCTAAGCAAATATTAGAAGAAAATTATCCAAACTATGTGTTGGAGATTAGCAGTTTTCAGTTGGATGATATTATAGAGTTTAAACCAAAAATAGCAGTTTTACTTAATGTCACACCAGACCATTTAGATCGATATGATTACGTTTTTGAAAATTACATCGCTTCAAAATTCAGAATAATAAAAAACCAAGCTAAAGAGGATTATTTCATCTATGATGCAGATGATGAAGTCATCGAGTCGTGGTTAATGCAACATCCTATTCAATCCACATTATTGCCGTTTTCATTAACAAAACAAATTGAAAATGGAGCGTATTTAGACAAAGACAATATTAAAATAACAATAGATAATAACCAGATAATTATGCCAACAAAAAATCTAGCATTAGAGGGTAAGCACAACGTTAAAAATGCAATGGCTGCTTCAACAGTAGCGCACTTATTAAAAATAAGAAAACAAACCATTCGTGAGAGTTTAGAAAACTTTCAAGGTGTTGAGCATCGTCTGGAAAATGTACTCAAGATTAATAAAGTGCAATACATAAATGATTCAAAAGCAACTAATGTTAATGCAACTTATTACGCATTGGAAAGTATGGATGCTCCAACAGTTTGGATTGTTGGTGGACAAGATAAAGGTAATGATTACCAGGAGTTGTTTCAGTTTGTGAATGAAAAGGTAAAAGCAATTATTTGTTTAGGAGTTGATAATGAGAAACTCATGGCTAATTTTGGACATATGGTTGATGTGATTGTTGAAACTCAATATATGAGTGAAGCTGTAAAAATTGCATATAAAATTGCAGAAGCTGGTGAGAATGTATTGTTATCGCCTGCTTGTGCAAGCTTTGATTTGTTTGAAAACTATGAAGATAGAGGACGTCAATTTAAAGATGCTGTGAGAAATTTATAA
- a CDS encoding UDP-N-acetylmuramoyl-L-alanyl-D-glutamate--2,6-diaminopimelate ligase: MAELKDILYKVTINAVVGSTSVAINNIHFDSRAVSKGDVFVAIKGATVDGHDYIQKALSLGAIAVVCETLPDDIQNGITYIEVEDTSSALAYMASNYYDNPSSNLRLIGVTGTNGKTTVTTLLYQLFKKAGYKVGLLSTVKIMVDNTEYKATHTTPDSITINKYLKLMNDAGVEFCFMEVSSHGIHQKRSEGLQFEGGVFTNLSHDHLDYHSTFAEYRDVKKSFFDHLPKQAFALVNIDDKNGVVMLQNTKAKQYSYALKTYADYKAQVLENELSGLLLKLNESELWTRLIGDFNAYNVAAIYGTAELLGLEKVEILRLISELESVSGRFQYMISDEKITAIVDYAHTPDALKNVLETINSIRTKNEALITVVGCGGDRDKTKRPKMGHIASALSNKVIFTSDNPRSEKPEVIIEGIEKGVEPQNFKKVISISDRKQAIKTACQMANSNDIILIAGKGHETYQEINGERFDFDDYQIVQECLKQLQK, from the coding sequence ATGGCAGAATTAAAAGACATATTATATAAGGTTACTATCAATGCAGTGGTTGGAAGCACTAGTGTTGCTATAAATAACATTCATTTTGATTCACGAGCTGTTTCAAAAGGAGATGTCTTTGTAGCTATAAAAGGTGCTACTGTCGATGGTCATGATTATATTCAAAAGGCATTAAGTTTAGGTGCTATTGCTGTCGTTTGCGAAACACTTCCTGATGATATACAAAATGGAATTACCTATATAGAAGTTGAAGATACAAGTAGTGCTTTAGCTTATATGGCTTCAAATTATTATGATAATCCATCAAGTAACTTGAGATTAATTGGTGTTACTGGAACTAACGGAAAGACAACAGTGACAACACTTTTATATCAGCTGTTTAAAAAAGCAGGTTATAAAGTTGGCTTATTATCTACAGTTAAAATTATGGTAGATAATACCGAATATAAAGCAACACACACAACTCCAGATTCTATAACCATAAATAAATATCTAAAGTTAATGAATGATGCTGGTGTTGAATTTTGTTTCATGGAAGTGAGTTCACATGGAATTCACCAAAAACGTTCTGAAGGATTACAATTTGAAGGTGGTGTCTTTACTAACTTATCTCACGATCATTTAGATTATCATAGCACGTTTGCTGAATATAGAGACGTCAAGAAATCATTTTTTGATCACTTACCAAAACAAGCTTTTGCACTTGTGAATATTGATGATAAAAATGGGGTAGTGATGTTGCAAAATACAAAGGCTAAACAGTATTCATATGCATTAAAAACATATGCTGATTATAAAGCTCAAGTTCTCGAAAATGAATTAAGTGGCCTGCTTTTGAAGCTTAATGAAAGCGAATTGTGGACGAGACTAATAGGGGATTTTAATGCTTATAATGTAGCAGCAATTTATGGAACTGCTGAGTTATTAGGTCTTGAAAAAGTTGAAATCTTAAGGTTGATTAGTGAGTTGGAAAGTGTAAGTGGTCGATTCCAATATATGATTTCAGATGAAAAAATTACTGCTATCGTAGATTATGCACATACGCCTGACGCACTTAAAAATGTATTAGAAACTATAAATAGCATTCGTACTAAAAACGAAGCGTTGATTACTGTTGTTGGTTGTGGTGGAGATAGAGATAAAACCAAGCGTCCAAAAATGGGACACATTGCTTCAGCATTAAGTAATAAAGTGATTTTTACTAGTGATAATCCAAGAAGTGAAAAACCTGAAGTAATTATTGAAGGTATAGAAAAAGGTGTTGAACCTCAAAACTTTAAGAAAGTAATTTCAATCTCAGATAGAAAACAAGCAATTAAAACCGCTTGTCAAATGGCGAATTCAAATGATATCATTTTAATAGCTGGAAAAGGACACGAAACGTATCAAGAAATTAATGGTGAACGCTTCGATTTTGATGATTACCAAATAGTGCAAGAATGTTTAAAGCAGTTACAGAAATAA